From Haloarcula sp. CBA1127, a single genomic window includes:
- a CDS encoding ATP-binding protein produces MSNPELDVVEFLLTATIYSERRDLEPDDLPASYRSVFWSDGEIERPLSVTNTTASEATGVERPWAAISGLMFTDRDDFSGSISMTDRDLAEEWFLERVDSSDLEDNPVLAKAFENQVEDADYERAREQNRPSRADRAFIDAKLEEAFDTDDEDDEEMLDLVDVRAPEEVEMTLADLVLTTDQEDEIQKIVKAIEHRDYLARIGLREIGKLLFVGPPGTGKTSVARALAHDLDLPFVEVKLSMITSQYLGETAKNVEKVFEVAKRLSPCILFMDEFDFVAKTRSSDEHAAIKRAVNTLLKSIDEISLIQDEVLLIGATNHPDQLDAAAWRRFDEIVNFPKPDSGMRADILRIVTQQMEIDDFDPETLADLTEGLTGSDLRLVLREAVLNALTEERTTLTQQDLEDAIIDFEERDNLKNMDMMDGDADALVAGSGGFSGDGGSDHDHDHDH; encoded by the coding sequence ATGAGCAATCCGGAACTGGATGTCGTTGAGTTTCTGCTGACGGCCACTATTTACAGCGAGCGGCGGGACCTCGAGCCGGACGACCTGCCGGCCTCGTACCGGTCCGTCTTCTGGAGCGACGGCGAGATCGAACGGCCGCTGTCGGTCACCAACACGACCGCGAGCGAGGCCACCGGCGTCGAGCGGCCTTGGGCGGCCATCTCCGGCCTGATGTTCACCGACCGCGACGACTTCTCGGGGAGCATCTCGATGACGGATCGCGACCTCGCCGAAGAGTGGTTCCTCGAACGGGTCGACTCCTCGGACCTCGAAGACAACCCGGTCCTGGCGAAAGCCTTCGAGAATCAGGTCGAGGACGCTGACTACGAGCGGGCCCGCGAACAGAACCGACCGTCGCGCGCCGACCGCGCGTTCATCGACGCCAAGCTGGAGGAGGCGTTCGACACCGACGACGAGGACGACGAGGAGATGCTCGACCTGGTCGATGTGCGCGCCCCCGAAGAGGTGGAGATGACGCTTGCCGACCTGGTGTTGACCACTGACCAGGAAGACGAGATCCAGAAGATCGTCAAGGCCATCGAACACCGCGACTACCTTGCCCGGATCGGCCTGCGCGAGATCGGGAAACTCCTCTTTGTCGGCCCGCCGGGGACCGGCAAGACCAGCGTCGCCCGCGCGCTGGCGCATGACCTTGACCTCCCCTTTGTCGAAGTGAAGCTCTCGATGATCACCAGCCAGTACCTCGGCGAGACGGCCAAGAACGTCGAGAAGGTGTTCGAGGTCGCAAAGCGGCTCTCGCCGTGTATCCTCTTTATGGACGAGTTCGACTTCGTCGCCAAGACGCGCTCTTCCGACGAACACGCCGCGATCAAGCGCGCCGTCAACACCCTCCTCAAGAGCATCGACGAGATTTCACTTATTCAGGACGAGGTGTTGCTCATCGGCGCAACGAACCACCCTGACCAGCTCGATGCCGCCGCCTGGCGGCGCTTCGACGAAATCGTCAATTTCCCGAAGCCGGACAGTGGCATGCGCGCGGATATCCTCCGTATCGTCACCCAGCAGATGGAGATCGACGACTTCGACCCGGAGACACTGGCGGACCTCACCGAGGGGCTGACCGGCAGCGACCTCCGGCTCGTGCTCCGTGAGGCCGTGCTCAACGCGCTCACCGAGGAGCGGACCACGCTCACCCAGCAGGACCTTGAAGACGCTATCATCGACTTCGAGGAGCGGGACAACCTCAAGAACATGGACATGATGGACGGCGACGCCGACGCCCTAGTTGCCGGGAGCGGTGGCTTCTCCGGCGACGGCGGCAGCGACCACGACCACGATCACGACCACTGA
- a CDS encoding DUF1508 domain-containing protein, giving the protein MYRNRIGDPTTDDEVYGYWLFVIGIVLGIVGLLLFYLTASRSTPRQFGYLLGAIGLISLFAGPTIRLPLTRRGLILTYLGAVVGLVAMVWFTTFYPSNWTGPEGNPAVTLYIVGLGLMAVGAVVSPLLTGRKEAYDKAVQTAEDATEVAEQATQEADRASREATQQSQAAEQASHERNRLAEQLATSEAAREELATVTEASEAELAAAHATIAAAMDSKATFELYEDAGGKYRWRLRHRNANVIADSAQGYSSRQKAMQGLRSVQSNAAGGAVVFFEDATEDDTAEDVPVVPAPESDAAFEVFEDNAGEFRWRLRHDNGNILADSGEGYASKSNVRRALQSVRAYVPGAAYLKIDPVAYEVYADAAGEFRWRLLHRNGNILADGGEGYSSRSNARRAARRVSELAPDSEVDDGFEVYEDKGEEWRWRLRAANGELVADSGEGYANRSKAMDAVERVQSYAADADLLEIGSAAFEVYEDRGEEWRWRLRHRNGEIIADSGEGYAERNKAIAAIERIKRHAPGATQEE; this is encoded by the coding sequence GTGTATCGGAACCGCATCGGCGACCCGACGACCGACGACGAGGTCTACGGCTACTGGCTGTTCGTCATCGGCATCGTACTCGGAATCGTCGGCCTGCTTCTGTTTTACTTGACAGCGTCGCGGAGCACGCCCCGGCAGTTCGGCTATCTCCTCGGTGCGATTGGTCTCATCTCGCTGTTTGCGGGACCGACAATCAGACTGCCGCTGACACGACGTGGGCTGATACTCACATACCTCGGGGCTGTGGTCGGACTGGTCGCGATGGTGTGGTTCACCACGTTCTACCCCTCGAACTGGACCGGCCCGGAGGGGAACCCGGCAGTGACGCTGTATATCGTCGGCCTCGGGCTGATGGCTGTCGGGGCGGTCGTTTCGCCGTTGCTGACTGGGCGGAAAGAAGCGTACGATAAAGCCGTTCAAACGGCAGAGGACGCAACTGAAGTGGCCGAGCAAGCCACTCAGGAGGCCGACCGGGCGTCCCGGGAAGCGACACAGCAGTCCCAGGCCGCCGAACAGGCGAGCCACGAGCGCAACAGGCTGGCCGAGCAGTTAGCGACCAGCGAGGCCGCCCGCGAGGAACTGGCCACCGTGACCGAGGCGAGCGAGGCGGAACTCGCCGCGGCCCACGCCACCATCGCGGCTGCGATGGACAGCAAGGCGACGTTCGAACTGTACGAAGACGCTGGGGGCAAGTACCGCTGGCGGCTCCGCCATCGGAACGCCAACGTCATCGCCGACAGCGCACAGGGGTATTCCTCGCGCCAGAAGGCGATGCAGGGGCTCCGCAGTGTGCAGTCCAACGCCGCCGGCGGTGCCGTCGTCTTCTTCGAGGACGCGACCGAGGACGACACCGCCGAGGACGTGCCGGTCGTGCCGGCCCCCGAGAGTGACGCCGCGTTCGAGGTTTTCGAGGACAATGCTGGAGAGTTCCGCTGGCGCTTGCGCCACGACAACGGCAACATCCTCGCCGACAGTGGCGAGGGGTACGCCTCGAAGTCGAACGTCCGACGGGCGCTGCAGAGCGTCCGTGCGTACGTCCCCGGTGCGGCGTATCTCAAGATCGATCCCGTGGCATACGAAGTGTACGCCGACGCCGCCGGGGAGTTCCGCTGGCGCTTGCTCCACCGAAACGGCAACATCCTCGCCGACGGTGGCGAGGGGTACAGTTCCCGGTCGAATGCCCGGCGGGCGGCCCGACGGGTGAGCGAACTCGCACCCGACTCCGAGGTCGACGACGGCTTCGAGGTGTACGAGGACAAGGGCGAGGAGTGGCGCTGGCGGTTGCGTGCGGCCAACGGCGAACTCGTCGCCGACTCCGGCGAGGGGTACGCAAATCGATCGAAAGCCATGGATGCCGTCGAGCGGGTCCAGTCATACGCGGCCGACGCCGACCTGCTGGAGATCGGGAGCGCAGCGTTCGAAGTGTACGAGGACAGGGGCGAGGAGTGGCGCTGGCGGCTCCGCCACCGCAACGGCGAGATCATCGCCGACTCCGGCGAGGGGTACGCCGAGCGCAACAAAGCCATCGCCGCCATCGAGCGGATCAAGCGCCATGCCCCCGGTGCAACACAGGAGGAGTAG
- a CDS encoding pyridoxamine 5'-phosphate oxidase family protein, with translation MTIDTLEAAGLTRMDDSNIAAFLSNQRVGVLGLPTENGPYMIPLSFGYDGDRSLYFTFIGGSASRKQQLTEAAADAAVLVYKVESMFHWESVLLQGGIEAVPESEWDDLADVLDTAWRPELFEDAIEDGDIAVYRFRIDEKEGLRHAGLPPGFEQE, from the coding sequence ATGACAATAGATACCCTCGAAGCGGCCGGACTCACGCGCATGGACGACAGCAACATCGCGGCGTTTCTGTCGAACCAGCGGGTCGGCGTGCTGGGCCTGCCGACCGAGAACGGACCGTACATGATTCCCCTGTCGTTCGGGTACGACGGTGACCGCTCGCTGTATTTCACCTTTATCGGTGGTTCGGCGAGTCGCAAACAACAGTTGACCGAGGCGGCAGCGGATGCGGCCGTACTCGTGTACAAAGTCGAATCGATGTTCCACTGGGAGAGCGTCCTGCTACAGGGTGGTATCGAAGCCGTCCCCGAGTCCGAGTGGGACGACCTTGCGGACGTGCTCGATACGGCGTGGCGGCCGGAGCTGTTCGAGGACGCTATCGAGGACGGCGACATCGCAGTCTATCGGTTCCGTATCGACGAGAAGGAAGGGCTCAGACACGCCGGTCTGCCGCCGGGGTTCGAACAGGAGTGA
- a CDS encoding thiolase family protein, which translates to MPTPVIVDAVRTPQGKEDGALAGVRSEDLSVPLINQLLASTGVEADDVDDLLWGCAQQRGEQGNNMARVIALLSDLGEGVPASTINRWCASSAEALMRAADAIAAGQRDVLIAGGVESMSRVQMDENTHNVHPRLAEQYNIGELQMGMTAEKVASEMEVARQEQDEYALRSHQRAADATESGRFDDEIVPIDTEDGQLEADEGIRPDTTLEKLSQLPTVFKSDGTVTPGNASQVSDGAAGLMVTSREFAEDRGLDVLAEIGSHEVAGVDPTVMGIGPVPAVRKLTERTDRETDDYDLVELNEAFASQCLYCQRELGFDDDIYNVNGGAIAIGHPLGASGARLPVTLVHEMNRRDAELGLATECVGFGQGAAIEFRLP; encoded by the coding sequence ATGCCCACACCTGTCATCGTGGATGCAGTCAGAACGCCACAGGGAAAGGAGGACGGCGCACTCGCCGGCGTCCGGAGCGAAGACCTCTCGGTGCCGCTTATCAACCAGTTGCTCGCGTCGACCGGCGTCGAGGCCGATGACGTCGACGACTTGCTGTGGGGGTGTGCCCAGCAGCGCGGGGAACAGGGCAACAACATGGCCCGGGTCATCGCGCTGTTGTCGGACCTCGGCGAGGGCGTCCCCGCATCGACGATCAACCGCTGGTGTGCGTCTTCCGCCGAAGCGCTGATGCGAGCCGCCGACGCCATCGCGGCCGGCCAGCGCGACGTACTCATCGCCGGTGGCGTGGAGTCGATGTCCCGCGTGCAGATGGACGAAAACACCCACAACGTCCACCCGCGGCTGGCCGAGCAGTACAATATCGGCGAACTCCAGATGGGGATGACCGCCGAGAAGGTCGCCAGCGAGATGGAGGTCGCCCGGCAGGAGCAAGACGAGTACGCGCTCCGGAGCCACCAGCGCGCCGCCGACGCGACGGAATCCGGTCGCTTCGACGACGAGATCGTCCCGATCGACACCGAGGACGGGCAGCTCGAGGCAGACGAAGGTATCCGCCCCGACACCACGCTCGAAAAGCTGTCCCAGCTACCGACAGTGTTCAAGTCGGACGGGACAGTCACGCCCGGCAACGCCTCGCAGGTTTCCGACGGCGCGGCGGGGCTAATGGTCACCTCCCGTGAGTTCGCGGAAGACCGCGGACTCGACGTGCTGGCGGAGATCGGCTCCCACGAAGTCGCCGGCGTTGACCCGACCGTGATGGGTATCGGCCCAGTGCCCGCCGTCCGCAAACTCACCGAACGGACTGACCGTGAGACGGACGACTACGACCTCGTGGAACTCAACGAGGCCTTCGCCTCCCAGTGTCTGTACTGCCAGCGCGAACTCGGCTTCGACGACGACATCTACAACGTCAACGGCGGCGCAATCGCCATCGGCCACCCGCTTGGGGCCTCCGGCGCGCGCCTTCCAGTGACGCTCGTCCACGAAATGAACCGCCGCGACGCGGAGCTGGGTCTGGCGACGGAGTGTGTCGGCTTCGGTCAGGGCGCGGCTATCGAGTTCCGACTACCCTGA
- a CDS encoding NUDIX domain-containing protein has protein sequence MQPQRATYVKKACAYITRNGSELLVFDGPGHDGLQIPKGTVEPGEQPRVAVQREAVEESGLASFERLQHIATDVWTRRESPPKRYVRSFYHLPVHESRDHWVHTVTGTGEERGAEFEFSWVDLPTDATFALDLDDYLHSLTSPAEATTTGDVAAD, from the coding sequence ATGCAACCACAGCGGGCAACGTACGTAAAGAAAGCCTGTGCCTACATCACCAGAAACGGGTCGGAACTGCTGGTGTTTGATGGGCCGGGCCACGACGGGCTACAGATACCGAAGGGAACCGTTGAACCGGGGGAACAACCGCGGGTAGCTGTACAGCGAGAGGCTGTCGAGGAGAGCGGTCTCGCCTCATTCGAGCGCCTGCAACACATCGCCACCGATGTCTGGACGCGCCGCGAGTCGCCCCCGAAGCGGTACGTGCGGTCGTTCTACCACCTCCCTGTCCACGAATCCCGGGACCACTGGGTCCACACTGTCACCGGGACGGGCGAGGAACGCGGTGCGGAGTTCGAGTTCTCGTGGGTCGATCTTCCAACCGATGCTACCTTCGCACTTGATCTTGACGACTATCTTCACTCCCTGACGAGCCCCGCCGAGGCGACGACAACCGGCGATGTGGCTGCCGATTAA
- a CDS encoding PaaI family thioesterase, translating to MSLKSMFNDIPFVKQLGMEITAVDDGYAAGELPLEDGHSSNPESIIAHGGVTYSLVDTVGGAAVISQSGTVSPTVDMRIDYLAPATADLQTEAEVIRNGGSVSVVDAEVYDTDGHHIASARGTYKTDGDRGESPWTEGVDEADVDHLTDD from the coding sequence ATGAGTCTCAAATCGATGTTCAACGACATCCCGTTTGTCAAGCAGTTAGGGATGGAAATAACAGCCGTCGATGATGGCTATGCAGCGGGCGAACTCCCGCTGGAGGACGGCCACTCCTCAAACCCCGAATCGATAATCGCACACGGCGGCGTCACGTACTCGCTCGTCGACACCGTCGGCGGGGCGGCCGTCATCTCGCAGTCTGGCACCGTCTCGCCAACGGTCGATATGCGGATTGATTACCTTGCGCCAGCGACCGCTGATTTGCAGACTGAGGCGGAAGTGATTCGGAACGGCGGGAGCGTCTCAGTCGTCGATGCGGAAGTGTATGACACCGATGGCCATCACATCGCGAGCGCTCGTGGAACGTACAAAACTGACGGCGACCGCGGCGAGTCGCCGTGGACAGAAGGCGTCGACGAAGCAGACGTCGACCATCTTACCGACGACTAG